The Brassica napus cultivar Da-Ae chromosome C1, Da-Ae, whole genome shotgun sequence DNA segment tgttttaatgcccatcaatcttgtagcagatgataaagctgaatgaccatctctgcaaccttcgtacaatggttgctttccagcatccaacatatcataaaatctcctagcttctgcattgggtaaatcttcccctctaaaatgatcatttaccatctgctcagtacctacaccataatctacatccgttctaattggttcttctaatctaaccgctggctgaggttcgctagtactaccatgttcataatcagtttccccatgatgataccaaattttgtaacttcgtgtaaacccactcaaatatagatgagtccaaacatcccactctttaataacctttctatttttacaattagagcaaggacatcttaacttacctgtttttgcttccggttgtcggtgaactaaccccatgaattcggttatacctcgttggtattcttccgtaagcaatctcgtgttcggatccaaatgaggtcgatcgatccaagaacgaaaataatttgaagaagacatattttttatgaatcaaattcgtgtgtaaatagagtaagagggaggatgaagatatggagtgaatgaagaggaagaggagtgcttgtttatatagattaaatcctgccgacataccgaggaaattccgacggaattccgacggaaaaggctagttcgtcggaatttcctcggaattttgtaaaatcccccaacggctctccaacggctataatatttcctcggaattcatcggttttttccgaggaacacattgttcctcggaatattccgacggactgaggtttcctcggaattccgtcggtatattccgaggaaattccgaggaaccccaattttgtgtttcctcggaattttctcggaaattcctcggtatattccgaggatttcattttccgtcggaatgtccgtcagaatactgctgttttcttgtagtgtaattaTAACTAAGAcaaaacattttgaaaaatgcagcttttataaaaataatagaatcacatttttatttacataatagttttttaagaaaattttaatttaaacaaagttATAATTCTTTGAAACtcttgaaaaaataaaagtaaattttaaattttcataaatataaggtacttgttgtaaataaaaaaaaatattttgaaaatattctctTTTGAAAGTTATTCTTGCAAGTGAatgataacaaaaaatatttagtaaaaataaaaacaagaaaatattaaattttcaacttAAATAACAAATACAAGTTATTCTTGCAACtgaatcataaaaataaaaataaaaatataacgaAAATCACgttaacaaacaaatataaatcaaatttattgtttAATGATTCagcctaaaatcatggagaacatgacaaataagcaaattcatttctcaaataatagtataatataataaattataaacttcaaaaaatctgttggtattgtatttttattggcATTATGAAATTGTTAATTACAAAAACCAatacatttataattaaaatttaaaatgttcttTTTACTATGAAAACTCTAAAacatacttatttttttaaaacggatGGAGTAATAACCTAACTTAGCTACAAAGTAATTAATTTGAATAACCTATAGATTTTCTGATATTAGGCCTTGTGTTGTTGTCTAGTCATGATTCGGGGGACGACTATTGGCAGCTGAAACACGTGAACCCCACTCAAGCAACTCCTTGCTCGTATCATCCTTATGAAGAATCACTTCAATGaaacataaacaatccttcttAGCCTCACTCGCTATCGTAATAGCCTCTACTAGCTCCTCTTCGCATGTGACCTTCAACACAAGTCTCAAATAGTTACAAATTGAACTGCCTCATGTTTATATAGGAACAAAGAAAAAGTCTCTATCAGTGTCTCACCTTAGTAGTCCAACATGTACCTTTACCGTTATGTATCGCATCAACAAACCCAGTATAGTTCCAATTTTTAATCACGTTATAAGGTCCATCATGGATCTCAACCTCAATGGTATAGCCACCGTTATTTACAAGGAAGATAATGCTCTTCTGCTCGTTTCGTATCATCGTTGAAACCTCCTGAGCCGTCACTTGAAAGCTTCCATCTCCAATAAACGCTAACACTCGTTTCTCGGGTTGAGCTTGAGCGTATCCTAACGTAGCTCCCACCGACCACCCGATTGATCCGTACTGCATCTGGAACTCGTAGCTGCATCCTCTAGGCAGCTTTAGTTTCTGGCAGTTGAACCAAGAATCACCAGTCTCCGCTATCACCGCGGTTTCGCTAGACAGCATCGTTTGAACGTGTTGGAACATTGTGTTGACTCGTAAAGGCTCCTTTGGTTGGGACTTTAACGGTTTCCCTTGAGTGAGAAAGATCCTGTGGTAGTTCTCGTAAGCTGTCTCGTTCCGTTTCACACGTTTGGCCAGCTCGGTCATGAAGTCGCTCATTAGGACGCATCCGAAGGTTGGACCGTTGGCTACGGTGACTCGATCAGGATGTATGATGATTGCTTTCTCCTTCTTGATGAGAAGAGAGTAGCCTACTGAGGCGTAGTCGTTAAAGATTGGTCCCGCGAATAGATATGCGTCTGCTGATTCAACAATCTCTGCGCAAAAAGGTGAGCTTACAGCTCCCCAATAGGTGCCTATGAAGTGAGGGTGGTCCTCGGGAACTAGACCCTTTGCAGATGGCATCACGGCTAAAGGGTAGCCAGAAGCGTCTGCTAGCTCGACCAAAGCTTTAGAAGCTTTGGCCATACGCATCTTTGGACCACCAACCAAGACGGGTTTAACAGCCTTGTTGAGAAACTCCACGGTTGCTTCCACAGCTGCTTCTAGACTCATCTTGTTGCTCGATCTGCAGCGATCCAAATCAGTGTTTCAAGAATAGGTTTAGTTGGTATAAACGAATCTAGGCGCACTAATCGTCTATAAAGCGTCTAACTACCACCAACTACCATCTaacgatttcttgaacattagTTTAAATATGCATTTTAACACAATAACATTGACTAGTAGATgagaaattattataaaatatactttgttgaaagagaaaatgggacGGGGTCGCTTCTGAATGTAGGATGAGGAGTTGCAGCCAAGTTGCAGCTGATGCTGATGTACACAGGTTTGCTTTCACTCAAAGCCATCGATACAGCCTTGTCTATCTGTTCATGTGCGTCTTCCAAGTTATTCACCACAGCCTGAGGAACAAATCATAATAACAAATGATTATGTTTCAATCACATTGCAACAATTCATGGTTTCAAGAAATTTAGTGGTTTTGATTACAAGGAGGAAACTTAAGGAACACGTCACTGAAATAACCGCGAGTGATCGGTTAAAACcattgttctaaaaatcggtttagCTGGAAAATCTGCTATAACCAAAACAATTTCTTAAATTGGATTTATgcaatttaaattggtttttaATCTGTTGAAATCAGTCTAAAGCTGTTTAATAAAGCAATAATATTAGTGTAAATCCATAAATTTTCCTAATTTCATTTTTCGTATATCTacttgttttataatttatcaaaatagttttataataaacataaaaacaaaaagacctaatataaatataaaatgtagAAAATATATCAATGAGGAAACTTAAGGAACACGTCACTGAAATAACCAATGTTCGGTTAAaaccaatgttctaaaaattagTTTAGCCGGCAAATCTGCTATAACCAAAACAATTTCTTAAATTggatttatgaatttaaattggtttacaTCATTTTTAATCTGTTGAAATCAGTCTAAAGTTGTTTAATAAAGCAATAACTAGACCCTGATCCGCGTGCCAGCGCGGAtataaattttcagtttttaattatttattttattaaatgatgtatttgtaatattcgttcatattatattcattatgtaaatatttttttttgcatcttaaactatctatttttttacgaatttgtgatatcatataaaaattaaaaaaaaatgagtatagagttaattagataattttttttaaaaaaaaatttctttcgtgtgcgatatcatataaataatgatccgtcaagttaacaaaaatcatgattattttatatgtaattttttttttattttgaccatttccttaaaactatattaaattttacatattttaattagaatatttttaatatctttacctttttatttgaaatgcaactcaatattttttaaacaattataacaaaatattttaaaaaatatttttagaattttttttgaaaaatatgaaaattacattttaaattaaaattatcctaaaatatgataagttttgatgtaaatgaaaactcaaattatgtcaaaaataatgatattcaatgataataacaattttaattgattattttttaaaaaatacatttacaaaaatattgtttgaaataaaattcatttatctttcaaatataaaatgaaaatattataattaaataataaaaaatataaataaaaaccataaatttagcaactgacaactgagttatattatgctaaaattttctttctaacaatttatcaaatgacaaatgagttatgagcaaataataccatataatttttaaaaacatagccattcttaaatattttttgaataaataattatttttaaatttaatcaactgaaaataatatccgtacaattgtgtgagtcaaattctagttttattgatgcatgttatatattagtgctgcatgttttaggtaacattttaatgatacatgtttttaaaaatctccattattaaaattatgcacgtatgGATAACTCAtgaatttttttggttgattaaatgacattatgtccaaatttatttaaggatatttcattaaggtaactgaaaatgacaaacaataaaataggaagtttaaattcatttaaacatatttcattaatgtaactgaaaagacaagtaataaattatacagttttattcattttaggatatttcataaatgcaactgaaaaagacaagcaaaaaaaagggagtttaattaatgaagtaagaacattttcaaatgggtacttatattttaataatatagatattagtGTAAATCCATAAATTTTGCTAATTTCATTTTTCGTATATCTacttgttttataatttatcaaaatagttttataataaacataaaaacaaaaatatctaatataaatataaaatgtagAAAATATATCAATAATCCGCCTAATCATGTTTGAACATTGATTAAAACCTAGTGTcatgttttggtttttgatttacCTGATAGCAAGTCACAGCCTCGAAACATGTAAGTTCTTGTCTGAAATCAGATAAGCCAATGGTGTGATGAAGAATCCTGTTAGTACCGTAGTCGTTTGAGTTCGGACCTCCGACGATACATATCAACGGCAGATTCTCGCTGTAAGCTCCCGCAATAGCGTTTATGACGCTGAGTCCTCCTACGGTGAAAGTGACAACACAAGCGCCAACACCGCGTGATCTAGCGTAGCCATCTGCCGCGTAGCCAGCGTTAAGCTCGTTGCAGCAGCCAATGAGATTGAGACCCGGCTCGGCTATGAGATGGTCAAGCAACGCGAGATTGAAGTCGCCGGGAACTGAGAAGACATGGTTGACGCCGATCTCGACGAGACGATGAGCTAAATGTCGACCGAGAGTTGCGCTGGAAGAGTCGCTGACGACGGAGCGTGGTGCGGATCGAACGGGACCGTTGGGTCTGATGACGTCGCCGTTCTCCGGTTTACACGTGTCAAGTGATCCAACTATAGTGTCCATTAGAATTGTTTCAGACACTATTATTAGAGAATGTTTTGAAGTTTCTTGGTGCTCAGAAACCGGAAGGGTTATATATGGTCTAGTGATCTCCATTTCCGCTTCCGTTGCATTGTGGTAAAAGTTTCTGTTGAGGTTTGTTGACCAATACTGAATAccaaatatagaaaataaaagttattttttatcGCAAATCTGAAAGTAGAAatgtagaaaagaaaaaaaataaagaagtagAAATGTATGTCTCTGTTTGTGTTAACCATCAGACATTTCAGAATTATTATGCTACAgagtttataatatataataataaaatattctctctatctctctgtaTCGTATTGGTTATGACTTATGAGCCATGTTCGGGAACACGCTAAGCGCTAGTCAGGTGGTCGGGTTAGGCCTAACACCTAGCGAAAAAATCGGGAACTAAGCAGAAATTATACGGGGcggaatttttagattgtttaatatgttataaaacatgttaatctttaattgtgcataacattaatacatttcaATGTTCAGGACTGTATAAAtacacaaataaaatatataaacttaatatagtgtaatttcatcaaaattatgaatataaattatatttatcaaattttaaatcaaataaatagataaaaaatattattaaaaaaataaaataaaaaaataataaaaaatagataacCGCTTAACCGCCTAGGCGGTTAAGCGGTCTAGGCGGACAAAAATCGAACAACAGATTTTTTAGACCGATTTGGTATAAATCGAGGCGGATGAATGATGCCTAGCGATTAGGTGGCTAGACGCCCGATTTTTAGTACATGGGTTATGAGTAAAGGACTAGAATAGTTGCgggtcttcttcctctttactCTATCCAATGGTGTGTGTTATATTGGTTTTTTGGAAAGTGTTTTAATTGCTCGAGGCATTCTCTGTTTAGAGCATGTGTCTTATTTGTCAAaacaatatttgtttttgtttgttggttAATGCATCGATCATCATCCAATTAAGTTTGGAGCGAAGCTTTCCGAAGCAGAATGATTGAGACAACTTATGAAAGAAATTTTTGAAGATTTAAGATGTTTGCTCTGAATTAGTTGATGAAGCAGACGTTATCttgagtggtgaagaccatgtggaaTCAAGATGCTGAGCTGGAATCGTATTGACCTGGAGAGCAAGGGTGTATTTTGGagatattgaaaaaataaataaacttgaggaacaagtttatgacttaaggaaagaggaataagtgcattccaagAGAAGACAAGTTGCACTTATTATTACGGAAGATGTCTATATTCGTGATGCCTTAGAGAAAAGACATAGAAAAACGTGGAGTTAATGATAAAATAGCTTTGAGAATCGTCAGGATAGACAGAGACACAAAGACTGa contains these protein-coding regions:
- the LOC125580410 gene encoding pyruvate decarboxylase 1-like, with the translated sequence MDTIVGSLDTCKPENGDVIRPNGPVRSAPRSVVSDSSSATLGRHLAHRLVEIGVNHVFSVPGDFNLALLDHLIAEPGLNLIGCCNELNAGYAADGYARSRGVGACVVTFTVGGLSVINAIAGAYSENLPLICIVGGPNSNDYGTNRILHHTIGLSDFRQELTCFEAVTCYQAVVNNLEDAHEQIDKAVSMALSESKPVYISISCNLAATPHPTFRSDPVPFSLSTKSSNKMSLEAAVEATVEFLNKAVKPVLVGGPKMRMAKASKALVELADASGYPLAVMPSAKGLVPEDHPHFIGTYWGAVSSPFCAEIVESADAYLFAGPIFNDYASVGYSLLIKKEKAIIIHPDRVTVANGPTFGCVLMSDFMTELAKRVKRNETAYENYHRIFLTQGKPLKSQPKEPLRVNTMFQHVQTMLSSETAVIAETGDSWFNCQKLKLPRGCSYEFQMQYGSIGWSVGATLGYAQAQPEKRVLAFIGDGSFQVTAQEVSTMIRNEQKSIIFLVNNGGYTIEVEIHDGPYNVIKNWNYTGFVDAIHNGKGTCWTTKVTCEEELVEAITIASEAKKDCLCFIEVILHKDDTSKELLEWGSRVSAANSRPPNHD